The following nucleotide sequence is from Devosia salina.
GATGGGTATCGTCTCGGTCAATGCGCGCGTGACCGCTGCGGGTATTGTCGGCGACAGCGACGATTTCGACGTCTTCACCACCGATATCGCCACGCTCTCGGACTCCGCCAATCGCACCATCCAGGACTTTGCCCAGGTCTATCGGCAATTGACGGCCGAGGTGGATCGCGCCGCCAATCAACGCGCCCGCTTCGAGACCGCCCACGCCGATACATTGTCACATCTGGGGTCGAGCCTGGCCACGACACTCGGTGCCCTCGAGCAGCAACGGACCACGGCACTGGACAGCAGCGCCCAAACCGGTCGCGTTTCGCGCCAGATTGTGGGCCGGATCGGAAGCGCAGTAATGGCACTACAGGTTGGCGATGCCACCCGCCAGCGCCTCGAACATGTCGAGACCGGGCTTGCGCTCCTGGCCGATCTTTTGTCCGGACAGTCGGCAGAGGGACACGAGTTTGGCGAGAGCGAACGGCCGTCGGCCCTGGCCGCGTTCGCCGCCCTGCAGCAGACACAGCTCGCCCGGACGGCGGCCAGCTTCGCCCAGGAAGTCGACCAGGCCGAGGCGGATCTCTCCGCCCTTGCTGCCGATGCCGGCACCATCATGGCACGCAGCCGCGACTTTGGCGGGGACGAACGCGGCAAGAGTTCAGCGATCGCCAGCCTCTCCGCCCAGTTGCGCACCGCGGTGACCATTCTCGCCGATTTCGAAACCGAGCGCGCCAAGCTCGAGAGTGTTGCCGCCGCCGTGCAGGAAACGGTGCGCGTGCTGCTCGAACATGTCGAGGCGGTGCAGGAGATCGAGGCCAATATGCGCCTGGTCAGTCTCAATGCAGCGGTCCGCTGCGCCCAACTGGGGCCGCGCGGGGCCTCCCTGACCGTCATCGCCACCCAATTGCGGGAACTCACCAGTGAAACCGTGGTGGCCGCAGAAGCGGCCATGGCGCGCCTGGGCGAATCCTCCAGCCTCGCCGGATCCTTCGGCGCCGCGGCCTCCAGCCAGGGAGCCGGACGCGTGGTTGAACTCGAAGAGCAGGCCAATCTGGCGCTCGACATCCTTTCCCAGCTCGACCAGCGCCTGGCCGCCGCCCTTGCGCGCCTCAACAGCGATGGCCCCAAGGTCATCAACCTGCTCGAAGGCGCTGCAGCGGGACTCTCGGGCCAGTCGGCCATGGCCGAAACGCTGGACGACATTGCCATCGCCATTGCCGGCCTCACGACCGAGCCGGTACCGGCAGTCCTGTCGCCCGCACTCTCCGAAACCCTTGCCGGGTTGCGCAAGCATTACACCATGGAGGCCGAACGCCAGGCGCATGACGCGCTGTTTCCCGGCGCGGCGGCCTCGTCAATTGTAGCGAGCGCCGACGAACCGGAAGCCGAACTGGATATGGCCGATTTCATGCTGTGACGGCGGGGCGCCGATCACGGCATGGGATCTGCACATCGCGTCATGGCGTCGCCATCGATTTCGAGGAGACTGGTAGCGGAGGAGGGATTTGAACCCCCGACACATGGATTATGATTCCACTGCTCTAACCAACTGAGCTACTCCGCCCCAAAGGGCTATCAGCAAGGCTGACCGGCGCCTTACTAAGAGCGCGCCTATCCGCTGTCAAGCATTGCCGCGCGCGCGTCCAGACTTTTCCAGAATGGCCGTCCCCGGCGAACCGTCTGCCCCACGCTCGCCGGGTTCAAAGCCTGATCGGTGCGTATCGACCGGCATGTTTGCTCCACCCATTGTTCGCCAATCGACATCAGTCCGTTGCAATTGGTTCGCTATGAAACGCCGAGCGTGTCCCCTACATTGACCCTCGAACAGCGGTACCAAGCGTGCCGCAGATTGGCAGGACGGCTTCCCCGAAGCCCCCCAGGAGATCAGCTATGACACTTGAACTTGGCGGCATCCACCATCTGACGGCCGTCACCGCCGACGCGCCGCAAAACCTCAAATTCTACACCCAGACGCTGGGCATGCGACTGATCAAGAAGACGGTGAACCAGGATGATACCTCGGCCTATCACCTCTTCTATGGCGACGGCGTCGCCTCGCCGGGCGCGGACCTGACATTTTTCGACTTCGACGCAATGCGCGAGCAGCGCGGCAATCACACGGTGGGTCGCACCGGCCTGCGCGTCGACAGCGAAGAGACGCTGACCTGGTGGAAGAACCACCTGCAGTCCAGCAATGTGGGTACCAGCGCCATCAAGGAGCGGTTCGGCCATCTCTCGCTCGATTTCGAGGACTTCGAGGGCCAGCGCTTCCGTCTGGTCGTGGACCCCGAGAACAAGGTCGTGCCCTGGGCCAAATCCCCCGTGCCGGCGGAAAAGCAGATCATCGGCCTCGGACCGATTACCCTGTCCGTCCCCAAGCTCGAGCCGACCGACGCCATGCTGACCCGCGTGATGAACATGCGGCAAGTGCGCCACTATCCGGCGCGCGAACGCAATGGCGAGGTCTTCGTCTATGAAATGGGTCCGGGCGGCCCGGCAGCCGAACTGCATGTCTCGGTCGACCCGAGCCTGCCCCAGGCCCGACCCGGCGCCGGTGGCGTGCACCACGTGGCCTTCCGCACGCCCGATCAGGACAGCCTGCGCGAATGGGTGCGGCATGTGAACGGCTTCGGCATCCGCTCCTCGGGCGAAGTCGAGCGCTTCTATTTCACCTCGCTCTATTTCCGCGAGCCCAATGGCATCCTGTTCGAGATCGCCACCGATGTTCCCGGCTTTGCTGCTGACGAGCCGATGGAAAGCCTGGGCGAAAGCCTGTCGCTGCCCCCCTTCCTCGAAGGCCGCCGGGCCCAGATCGAAGCCGGCCTGAAGCCGCTGGTCTGAGGCTGCGCGGAACAAGGCTCCACCCCAATCCCCCTTCCCCCCTTGAGGGAGAAGGGGGATCGCGAGAAGCGCAAGACGGATGAGGGGTATGGTTCTGGCCGCAAGCTCCAAGCGCGCAGCTCAATTGACACCCCTCACCCGCCCTTAGGGCACCTTCTCCCTCAAGGGGAGAAGGCGGTGAATACCGACGTCTCTGCTACTCGCAGTCCTCTGCGCCATAGTTCGACGCGCATGGATCGGTCTGCGTGTCGGGCTTCAAGAGGCTCGCCATTTCCACCAGGCGCACGAATTCGG
It contains:
- a CDS encoding ring-cleaving dioxygenase translates to MTLELGGIHHLTAVTADAPQNLKFYTQTLGMRLIKKTVNQDDTSAYHLFYGDGVASPGADLTFFDFDAMREQRGNHTVGRTGLRVDSEETLTWWKNHLQSSNVGTSAIKERFGHLSLDFEDFEGQRFRLVVDPENKVVPWAKSPVPAEKQIIGLGPITLSVPKLEPTDAMLTRVMNMRQVRHYPARERNGEVFVYEMGPGGPAAELHVSVDPSLPQARPGAGGVHHVAFRTPDQDSLREWVRHVNGFGIRSSGEVERFYFTSLYFREPNGILFEIATDVPGFAADEPMESLGESLSLPPFLEGRRAQIEAGLKPLV